One Anolis carolinensis isolate JA03-04 unplaced genomic scaffold, rAnoCar3.1.pri scaffold_13, whole genome shotgun sequence genomic window, TCCGCTTGAAGGAGACAAAGCTGGGATTGAACGTTTTCTTTGGAAGGTTCAGTAAAGTGTTTACTGCGTGCACAGCGACTGGAAAAGAGTAGcgcttaatgttattattattaatttatttataatcTGCTTTTTCTTGTGACTCCAGTTGGGGTACAATGGTTTTAAAACAGAGAGATAAAACAAAAACACGTATAAGAATTACACACAGGtaaaataaagattgaatttcacCAGTAAACGCAGATTGAAGTTCACAGACATGGTAACACTGATAGAGACCAGAttcttcaaactgtggtggctcTGTGGCCTGAATGGCCACTGCTTGGATCTGATCACGGGAGAGAATTCATCTTCAGGACTTCCCTTCAGCGTGTAGTTTTTTGAAACGGAGCTTGTGTTTCCGGTTCTAGTTCTGGCACCTTTGAGATCACCGAAGCCTCCGGAGTCCAAGGTGGGACTAAAATCATCCTCCACCTCAAAGAGGACTGCAAGGAATTTGCCAGCGAGGAACGTGTCAAGGGTGAGATGTCAGGCCTCTTCTGAacatggtgctgctgctgctatggGCCACAGAGAAGGGGGCTTGGGAAGCCACAGAGTCCCGTTGTCTGGGGTCCAGACCTGTCTTCCTCTCAGGCATCCCTTCTGGGCAAGGAAGTCCCTCTCGTCCTGTCTGTCATAGTCTCTGAATGCTCCAGGCTCCAgggtagtttgggggggggggggtcccttgaGTGAGGTGAACCTTCAGAGCCATCTTTTGCATTTCACAGAGATCATCACAAAATACAGCAACTTCGTCAGTTTCCCCATCTACCTGAATGGGCGACGCATCAACACCTTGCAGGTAAAGAGGGAGTGGGGGTAGTAGCCAAAAGGAGAGGACGACAGAACTTGTTCCCCTTGTAGTTCTCAAGGTCTGTCCAAATGCAGGGAGGTGGGACAGCTGTGGGTTCCGGGACTGAGCTGGCTGTCCTCTTGTGGAAACCCTTTAAGCTGGGTTTGGGGTTCTGAGCTCTTTCTTCCCCCCAGGCCCTGTGGACGATGGATCCCAAGGACATTGGGGACTGGCAGCACAAGGAGTTTTACCGCTTCATTGCCCAGGCGCATGACGAGCCGCGCTACATCCTCCACTACAAGACTGATGCTCCCCTCAACATCCGCAGCCTCTTCTACGTCCCCCAGATGGTGAGCCACCTAGACAGGGGGTTGAGGGACAGACAGatggggaaagaagggaggaggcTGACCAGACCTGGAGGGTAGGGGTTGCTTCCCCTCCCCCTCCACTTGTCCCCCTTTACATcatttccctgctttccttcATGCTGCACTTTCAGAAACCCTCCATGTTTGATGTCAGCCGGGAGCTGGGCTCCAGCGTGGCCCTCTACAGCCGCAAGGTCTTGATCCTGACGAAAGCCACAGACATCTTGCCCAAGTGGCTGCGCTTCCTCAAAGGTAGCCAGAGGCCTTAGGAAGGGGAACAGGGCCTCCTTCCTGCCTCCGTTGCCTCACACCATTCCTCCCTTCCGCCACAGGTGTTGTGGACAGTGAGGACATCCCCCTCAACCTCAGCCgggagctgcttcaggagagtGTCCTCATCAGGTGAGGAGGGCACTTGGATCTGGGTtcagggagggaggaaggcagAGGGCAACCTGCAGCCCTTCCCAGTGTCACGGCTTCACTTTGCCTGGTCATACCATGGTACGGGGCTGTCTGTCCCCGAGCCTATTGTACCTTGGGCCAAGGAGGCCTGTGACCTGGTGCGCATCTCTCCCTCACCATTGGACCTGGAGCCTCAAGGGGAAAGATCCATCAAAGTCCCGGTGGCAAGTTCCTGGCCCAGGGGAGGACTAAGTagcctcttagaatcatagaatagtagagttggaagagacctcattggccatctagtccaaccccctcttcCTCCAGACTCCACATCCAAGCAAGGCCTCTTGCCCCTTCCCTCCTGGACTGAGTCTTAGTGCTGGGCCTCCTCCCTCCACTTTCCTCAGGAAGCTGCGAGACGTCCTGCAGCAGCGACTGATTAGGTTCTTTGTGGAGCAGAGCAAGAAGGACCCTGAGAAGTACGCCAAGTTCTTTGAGGACTATGGACTGTTCATGCGGGAGGGAATCGTCACCATTGCCGAGCAGGAGGTCAAGGTGCGCCCAGCAGGAGGCCCTGGAGGGCAGGCAGCCCCATCCCTCCCGTGGGATTGAACttgggggagagagaggagggagggggccaagcAACGGCATGGTGGGGCTGACTGCTCCTGCTGGGGGAACTCTGGCCCTTTGCAGGAGGACATTGCAAAGCTGCTGCGCTATGAGTCCTCAGCACTCCCCGCTGGGCAGCTGACCAGCCTCCCAGAGTATGCCACCCGCATGGCCCCCGGCAGCAGGAACATCTACTACCTGTGCGCTCCCAGCCGCCAACTGGCCGAACGCTCCCCCTACTATGAAGCCATGAAGAAGAAGGAGGCCGAGGTGAGGCGGGCAAGGAGGGACCTAGCTCTGGCCGGGGGAGGATCCTATTTATACAtgtattgaataaataaatacatacatacatacattttggaAGTGGACCCTTGGCTGAGTGACACTCAGATGCTGAGGGCCCTGCCAAGGGCTCCCAGGGGGAGGCTGCATTTGGGTGACCCAAGAGATAAGCACTCCCTGGCACGACAGTTTGGGAACAAGGCCATTCTGTTTTTCCCGCCTCCAGGTCCTCTTCTGCTATGAGCAGTTTGACGAACTGACTCTCCTGCACCTGCGGGAGTTCGACAAGAAGAAGCTCATGTCAGTGGAGACTGACATTGTGGTTGACCACTACAAGGAGGAGGCGTTTGAGGAGAAGCAGCCAGGTGGATGCCACAGGGGTTTGGGAATTTGGAGCTGTGGCTGGTCATGATGCCACCCCCTTGGAGAAAGGGATGGGGGCCAGGGCTGGTAGGCTGCCTATCTCTTCCCACCATCCCTAACTCCCCTTGTGCCCCCCACTGCAGCGGAGGAGGGCCTGAGCCCACAGGATACAGAAGAACTCATGGCTTGGATGAGGAATGTATTGGGCACACGAGTCAGTGCCATCAAGGTGAGAGAAAGGCCCAAGTGACACTCTCCCTGGTCTCCTTCCTGGCTGTTTGTAAGAGATGCACAGCTGCCTGAAGGGTCCTGCTGTGAAGCCCTGTGTCTCGCCCTGCTCCCTGACTGCCTTGTTGTTCAGCTCCTCTCTGCCTCCCAGGGCTCTAAGGAAAGGTGGCCGAGGGAGCTTTTCTCTTCTCAGAGAGGACTGCCTGTCTGACCAGCCCTTGCCTTTTCCCTTATCCACCTCAGAGAACTTGTGCACACATGGCCTTGCCTCCTGGGAGGACGGGATgcagtctataataataataataataattttatatttatttatttatttatttatttatttacagcatttatattccgcccttctcaccccgaaggggactcagggcggatcacattacacatataggcaaacattcaatgccttttaacatagaacaaagacaagacaaacataggctctgagcgggcctcgaactcatgacctcctggtcagagtgattcattgcagctggttacagctggcttgctctccagcctgcgccacagcttgagtataataaagtaataaataattactttattattatctccccggagggactcgaggcggctcacatggggaccaagccaaataatgtacaataaaatacatcagtaattataacatgtaaaagcaaaacatataaaatcaatttaaaacagcTCAGCAAGGCACAGTGAGTGTCTAGTTGGCGTGGCTTCTCTTTGGGGGGGTGGAGGAGGGCAAGGGGGTTGTTGGTTGGGGCTGGGCAGGGAGAAAGAGACCACCTTTGGACACAGCCCGGCCTCGCTTCCTTTCTGCCCACAGGTCACCCCGCGCCTAGACACGCACCCAGCTATGATTACAGTGCTGGAGATGGGAGCTGCCCGGCACTTCCTGCGCATGCAGCAGCTGGCCAAGAGCAGTGAGGAGCGGGCACAGATCCTGCAGCCCACGTTGGAGATCAACGCAGGGTCAGTGTGAAGGGGGGATTGGGGGGGAGATGCTgccagggggagggaagggggcagTGGAACATGAAACAAGGCCTCACTCTCCaatttccctccctccatcccaccCTCCAGGCACACTCTGATCCAGAAGCTCAGCCAGCTGCGGATCTCTCAGCCAGACCTGGCCCAGATGCTGCTTGAGCAGGTGAGGCCCAAAGTGCTGCAGGGAGGGACTTAGGGCACTGAAAGGAAGCATTACTGTGATCTCAAataattccccccaggcaggaagcagccaggctttcctgcttcttggcaggggggtggactggatggcctatgaggtctcttccaactcttcccacCCTTGcgtcttttaaaaagcagttaaaaacttggttttttcacTGAGCATTTGAATAACTCAGTCCCCATGtcctaaattaaataaatatatttctcaCACACTGTTCCTGCTTTATAATTAACCGGATGCCGATCCCTTCTAaacgatttttaaaaaaaaattccatcttgtcccacagcactttataacaatacagtagagtctcacttatccaagctaaacgggccggcagaagcttggataagcaaatatcttggataataaggagggattaaggaaaagcctattgaacatcaaactaggttacgattttacacattaagaaccaaaacatcatgttttacaactaatttgacagaaaacgcagttcaataatgttatgttgtatttacaccaaaattagcaccaaaatatcatgatatattgaaaacattgactacaaaaatggcttggataatccagaaacttggataagtgaggcttggataagtgagactctactgtattactgcactttagttcaaatgtcccCTCTATACTACCCCCCTCCATTAACCTTGTGCTTCattcaattttataataataataataactttatttttataccccgccccatctccccagtggggactcggagcggcttacatggggaccgagcCTGAAACGTacagcaataaaacgataaaacaattattccaacagtaaaacatcaatatcaataaaaccatcataaaaatcaacatacagcataaaatgttaaaaacaggagactaaaacaaggatctgggccaaagtgcagaatatatcaaaatgggagaggtagtttctcagtcaaagtagtccataaagtgcaaagtagtagtggcagaatatcctgtagttggatgggcagatagttcaacctaataattgTCGATTAATTTTACTATGTctgtactcattttatgcttttatatgagttttatgatcattgtaatgtattgttttatagtgttgattttattgtggttttatttattgtaatgtgttttaactgttgtatttgttttgttatccgccctgagcccctgtTGGGAGATAGTAAGAATAAActtactatgattctatgaagttgcaaggccattcagtgctaatcaagctggctgattgcaatattcacacttgcctcaagcagactagagttctttctcccaccctggacatcattccatagatatataaacctcatttgcctagtttccaacagacctcacaacagggttgttgtatgtcttttcggctgtgtggccatgttccagaagtattctctcctgatgtttcgcccacatctatggtaggcatcctcagaggctgtgaggcattccatgcagcctctgaggatgcctgccatagatgtgggcgaaacgtcaggagagaatacttctggaacatggccacacagcccaaaagacatacaaca contains:
- the trap1 gene encoding heat shock protein 75 kDa, mitochondrial encodes the protein MTKEKAKTPTRQSASERKKAPARHRDSRSSRFLRGEAGTGPVTAQLPAASTAASSRFSGRASASMGPPPPSIETTRREDGSEAPPEEAATSHTRAGSHCLIAMARVKEARLLLRMLLAAPRGGKRGPWSPPPLRLPLCPRAPAWAWARGCSTTSVGGRAAHSPEKEEEEEQQQPLHRLHGRPQSLPGSGSRHEFQAETRKLLDIVARSLYSEKEVFIRELISNGSDALEKLRHQLLSEGKALPELEIHLETDPQEGTLTVQDTGIGMTREELLSHLGTIARSGSKAFLDLMENQAEVGSRIIGQFGVGFYSAFMVADQVEVFSQPADPGLPSYCWRSDGSGTFEITEASGVQGGTKIILHLKEDCKEFASEERVKEIITKYSNFVSFPIYLNGRRINTLQALWTMDPKDIGDWQHKEFYRFIAQAHDEPRYILHYKTDAPLNIRSLFYVPQMKPSMFDVSRELGSSVALYSRKVLILTKATDILPKWLRFLKGVVDSEDIPLNLSRELLQESVLIRKLRDVLQQRLIRFFVEQSKKDPEKYAKFFEDYGLFMREGIVTIAEQEVKEDIAKLLRYESSALPAGQLTSLPEYATRMAPGSRNIYYLCAPSRQLAERSPYYEAMKKKEAEVLFCYEQFDELTLLHLREFDKKKLMSVETDIVVDHYKEEAFEEKQPAEEGLSPQDTEELMAWMRNVLGTRVSAIKVTPRLDTHPAMITVLEMGAARHFLRMQQLAKSSEERAQILQPTLEINAGHTLIQKLSQLRISQPDLAQMLLEQIYDNAMIAAGLSDDPRPMVSRLNQLLARALEKH